A part of Cytophagia bacterium CHB2 genomic DNA contains:
- a CDS encoding type II toxin-antitoxin system VapC family toxin, which produces METAKSPCRHAETQRIGQRRSGCRSPGRTGKGSLIVNQYVLDTSALLSFIEDEEGSNEVESLLQKALDDEAVLYISTVSCIEVFYVTWQQQGKEVATERLRLIDDLMLIQEPVDSQITKVVGEIKATKTMSFADCCIAGLAKFKQATLVHKDPEYEQIEHEIKQLKLPYKPKKQPN; this is translated from the coding sequence ATTGAAACGGCAAAAAGCCCTTGCCGCCATGCAGAAACTCAAAGGATCGGGCAACGGCGATCTGGTTGCCGCTCTCCTGGCAGAACGGGAAAAGGAAGCCTTATTGTGAACCAATACGTTTTAGATACTTCTGCCCTCCTGAGCTTTATCGAAGACGAAGAGGGCTCGAATGAAGTGGAAAGCTTGCTGCAGAAAGCGCTTGATGACGAAGCCGTGCTTTACATTTCCACGGTCAGTTGCATCGAGGTGTTCTATGTTACCTGGCAGCAACAGGGAAAAGAGGTTGCGACGGAACGCTTGCGGCTGATCGACGATCTCATGCTCATACAAGAACCTGTCGACAGCCAGATCACCAAGGTCGTCGGTGAAATCAAAGCGACAAAGACCATGTCATTTGCCGACTGTTGCATTGCCGGATTGGCAAAATTCAAACAGGCTACTCTGGTACACAAGGATCCGGAGTATGAACAAATCGAGCATGAAATCAAGCAACTCAAGTTACCCTACAAACCGAAGAAACAACCGAACTAA
- a CDS encoding DUF1156 domain-containing protein has protein sequence MSDQIPHRKKLIEVALPLEAINKASAREKSIRHGHPSTLHLWWARRPLAAARAVIFSQMVDDPSSHPELFPTEEAQEKERQRLFRLIEQLVLWENTTNEGVLKQAREEIWKSWRLTCEENKNHPRAAELFNPEKLPAFHDPFAGGGSLPLEAQRLGLEAYASDLNPVAVLINKAMIEIPPKFAGRPPVNPEVRSKYLGTPPSPGSPPSRRPSPSPGWRSRGYLPHFDRPGVIQTLSFRLADAVPESVIAKWEQELHWIKGLPATDSRAVELRKRIDKYEDAGHGACWLRDERIAKLVEDALLHFDGQRYRLIAWCIMPNHVHAMIETFEGWGLDSILHSWKSFTAHRANELLGRSGEFWMREYFDRFIRDEQHYQNAVAYIENNPVKARLVAEADEWRWSSAWGGRKSDAGGTPAVPDTGGTPAVPDTGGTPVFPGFWRGAQGLAEDVRYYGKWMRDEAEKRIGHLYPKIEITAEMAKERPDLKPLVGKKLTVIAWLWARTVKSPNPAFAHVDVPLASTFMLSTKPGKEAYVEPVILGTPGTQASGLQNANADERNADGTSALPGYRFTVKVGKPKDVEAAKNGTKLARANFRCIMSGTPISGDYIKAEGKAKRMGARLMAIVAEGDRGRVYLSPTPEHEEVAQKAKPTWRPEGEIATRMTGGNCTPYGLTSWGDLFTPRQLVALTTFSDLVQEAREQVKRDAIAAGLPDDGVGLNDGGVGAKTYAEAVGVYLGFVVDKCSDYWSAICSWHTSGEKMRNTFGRQAIPMVWDYTEANPLCDSTGNFMAMVDWTWKAAETTPAQTRGYSQQADASIQLLSKDRIVSTDPPYYDNIGYADLSDFFYVWLRRSLQPLFQELFATVAVPKAEELVATPYRHGSKEKAESFFLDGMTQAMHRLAEQAHPQFPVTIYYAFKQSETESAEGTSSTGWETFLDAVIRAGFAVSGTWPMRTELSNRMIGSGTNALASSIVLVCRKRAENATTATRREFLTALKNELPEALRRLQGLRKSPGTPASRRNAEATGTVAIPAVSGIAPVDLAQAAIGPGMAVYTRYAKVLDAEGKPLTVREALALINQTLDEVLAEQEGDFDADSRFALAWFEQSGFDEGEFGVADVLARAKNTSVAGMAEAGILKSSRGKVRLLKPSELPTNWDPANDARLTAWEMVHQLIRSLESGGEGAAAVLAARLGGKAEVARELAYRLYTICERKKRAAEALSYNALVQSWPEIMRLARDGGKPQAEQTSIFGKD, from the coding sequence GTGAGCGATCAAATACCTCACCGCAAAAAACTCATCGAAGTCGCCCTCCCGCTCGAAGCCATCAACAAGGCGTCGGCGCGGGAGAAGTCGATCCGGCATGGGCATCCGAGCACACTGCATTTGTGGTGGGCGAGGCGACCGTTGGCAGCGGCGCGCGCCGTGATCTTTAGCCAGATGGTGGATGATCCCTCGAGCCATCCGGAACTATTTCCGACCGAGGAAGCGCAGGAAAAAGAGCGGCAGCGCTTGTTTCGTCTCATCGAGCAACTGGTGCTGTGGGAGAACACCACCAACGAAGGGGTACTAAAGCAGGCGCGCGAGGAAATTTGGAAGAGCTGGCGGCTGACCTGCGAGGAAAACAAGAACCATCCCCGCGCCGCGGAGTTGTTCAATCCGGAAAAGCTGCCGGCCTTTCATGATCCCTTTGCCGGCGGCGGCTCGTTGCCGTTGGAGGCGCAGCGTTTGGGATTGGAAGCTTATGCCTCCGATTTGAATCCGGTTGCGGTTCTGATTAACAAAGCCATGATCGAGATTCCGCCCAAGTTCGCGGGCCGGCCGCCGGTGAATCCCGAGGTGCGCAGTAAATATCTGGGAACGCCGCCGTCCCCGGGATCGCCGCCGTCTCGGCGGCCCTCACCGTCACCGGGGTGGCGCTCACGCGGCTACCTCCCGCATTTTGACCGCCCCGGTGTGATTCAAACCCTCAGCTTCCGCCTGGCCGATGCCGTGCCGGAATCAGTCATCGCAAAGTGGGAACAGGAGCTGCATTGGATTAAAGGCCTTCCCGCCACGGACAGCCGCGCTGTCGAGCTGCGCAAACGCATCGACAAATACGAAGACGCCGGACACGGCGCCTGCTGGCTGCGTGATGAGCGCATCGCCAAACTGGTTGAAGACGCGCTGCTTCACTTCGACGGACAACGCTACCGGCTCATCGCCTGGTGTATCATGCCCAACCACGTGCATGCGATGATCGAGACCTTCGAGGGCTGGGGGTTGGATAGCATTCTTCATTCCTGGAAGTCTTTTACTGCGCATCGCGCCAACGAACTCTTGGGCCGGTCCGGCGAATTTTGGATGCGGGAATACTTCGACCGTTTTATCCGTGATGAACAGCATTATCAGAATGCGGTTGCTTATATCGAAAATAATCCGGTAAAGGCTCGGCTGGTCGCGGAGGCGGATGAATGGCGATGGAGCAGCGCATGGGGAGGTAGGAAAAGCGATGCCGGCGGGACGCCGGCGGTCCCGGATACCGGCGGGACGCCGGCGGTCCCGGATACCGGCGGGACGCCAGTGTTCCCAGGCTTTTGGCGCGGGGCGCAAGGCTTGGCCGAAGATGTGCGCTACTACGGCAAGTGGATGCGCGACGAGGCGGAGAAACGCATCGGCCATCTTTATCCCAAGATTGAGATCACTGCCGAGATGGCAAAGGAACGGCCGGACTTGAAGCCGCTGGTGGGCAAGAAGCTGACTGTGATTGCCTGGCTCTGGGCGCGCACCGTAAAAAGCCCGAACCCAGCCTTCGCGCATGTGGATGTGCCGCTGGCTTCCACTTTCATGCTCTCCACCAAGCCGGGCAAGGAAGCGTATGTCGAGCCGGTGATTCTGGGAACGCCGGGAACGCAGGCCTCCGGCCTGCAAAATGCAAACGCAGACGAGAGAAATGCAGACGGGACGTCTGCGCTCCCAGGTTATCGCTTCACCGTGAAGGTGGGCAAGCCGAAGGATGTTGAGGCGGCGAAAAATGGAACCAAACTGGCGCGTGCAAATTTTCGTTGCATAATGTCGGGAACTCCAATCTCTGGCGACTATATTAAGGCCGAGGGTAAAGCTAAGCGCATGGGCGCGCGCTTGATGGCGATTGTGGCCGAGGGTGATCGCGGGCGAGTCTATCTTTCCCCGACGCCCGAGCATGAGGAAGTTGCGCAAAAAGCGAAACCAACTTGGCGGCCCGAAGGCGAGATTGCGACCCGAATGACGGGTGGTAACTGTACGCCATACGGACTTACGTCGTGGGGCGACCTCTTCACCCCCCGCCAACTTGTGGCGCTGACGACCTTCTCTGATTTGGTGCAGGAAGCGCGCGAGCAGGTGAAGCGCGATGCCATTGCAGCCGGGTTGCCCGATGATGGCGTAGGGCTAAACGATGGTGGTGTTGGAGCAAAAACTTACGCGGAGGCTGTGGGGGTGTATTTGGGGTTTGTAGTAGACAAATGTAGTGATTATTGGTCGGCGATTTGCAGTTGGCATACCTCAGGCGAAAAAATGCGAAATACATTTGGTCGTCAAGCTATTCCAATGGTGTGGGACTACACCGAAGCCAATCCGCTTTGTGACTCGACAGGGAATTTCATGGCGATGGTTGATTGGACTTGGAAAGCTGCTGAAACGACTCCGGCACAAACGCGCGGATACTCACAACAAGCTGATGCCTCAATTCAGCTCTTGAGTAAGGATAGAATCGTTTCCACTGACCCACCATATTACGACAACATTGGCTACGCCGACCTTTCGGATTTTTTCTATGTTTGGCTTCGTCGTTCGCTACAACCACTTTTCCAAGAGCTTTTTGCCACGGTGGCCGTTCCCAAAGCTGAAGAACTAGTCGCGACACCCTATCGTCACGGTAGCAAGGAAAAAGCGGAAAGCTTCTTTCTTGATGGTATGACGCAAGCAATGCATCGCCTCGCTGAGCAAGCGCATCCGCAATTTCCGGTTACCATTTACTATGCTTTCAAGCAATCTGAAACCGAAAGCGCAGAAGGTACCTCCAGCACAGGTTGGGAAACATTCCTGGACGCGGTGATCCGTGCCGGCTTTGCTGTCAGTGGCACTTGGCCGATGCGCACGGAACTGAGCAACCGCATGATTGGCTCAGGCACCAACGCCCTCGCCTCCAGCATAGTCCTCGTCTGCCGCAAGCGCGCGGAAAATGCTACTACCGCCACACGGCGCGAGTTTCTTACTGCACTTAAGAACGAATTGCCCGAAGCGCTTCGGCGACTGCAAGGTCTGAGGAAGTCGCCGGGAACACCGGCGTCTCGCCGGAATGCAGAGGCGACCGGGACGGTCGCGATCCCGGCGGTCTCGGGTATTGCGCCGGTGGATCTCGCGCAAGCCGCCATCGGACCCGGCATGGCCGTCTACACCCGCTACGCCAAAGTGCTCGATGCCGAAGGCAAGCCACTGACGGTGCGTGAGGCGCTGGCGCTCATCAATCAAACGCTCGACGAAGTTCTCGCCGAGCAGGAAGGCGATTTCGATGCGGACAGCCGCTTTGCCCTCGCCTGGTTCGAACAATCGGGCTTCGATGAAGGCGAATTCGGTGTGGCCGACGTGCTGGCGCGTGCCAAGAACACCAGCGTCGCCGGCATGGCCGAGGCGGGAATTCTCAAATCGAGCCGCGGCAAAGTGCGGCTGCTCAAGCCGAGCGAGTTGCCCACTAATTGGGATCCGGCAAACGACGCGCGCCTGACGGCGTGGGAAATGGTGCATCAACTCATTCGCTCACTTGAATCCGGAGGCGAAGGCGCAGCCGCAGTGCTGGCAGCGAGGCTGGGCGGCAAAGCCGAGGTCGCGCGCGAGCTGGCTTACCGCCTTTACACCATTTGCGAGCGCAAGAAGCGCGCTGCGGAGGCGTTGTCGTACAACGCGCTGGTGCAAAGCTGGCCGGAGATTATGCGGCTGGCGCGCGATGGCGGTAAACCACAGGCGGAGCAAACAAGTATTTTTGGCAAAGATTAG